TTcaccaaaaatatatttcaaatcaaatttgaATTATGTATATACATTATATCGGTAATCCAGCCATATCAACCTACTGATTCGGGCAGTCGTTGGGCGTCTGCTTTTTGTTGCCGGCTGACTTGGGGCCCTTTGGTGGCGGTgcatcgtcgtcgtcgtacTCATCCTCCTCGTTCTCGTCGTACTCCTCTTCGTCATCGTCGTCCTCATCGTCGACGATGTCGCCAGTGTAGTAAAGAACTGCTTTTGGAATAATTCTGGCGCGCAAGAAGTGACCAATTTCGAAGTCGGTGGCCAGGATCTGCTGGGAATCGTCGTCGACTTCCTCCGGGTCGCTCGAGACCACTGGTGGGTTGAAGAAATTGAAGAAAGAATCCGTCGGGACCTGCTTGACAATGGTGCGCACTGCGCCGCGCTCCTTGTGCTTCTGCTTCTTGCGGATGGTCTTCACAGTAAGGTTCATCTTCTTCTCCCAGTTAATGGTGCACCCCTGTAATTGGTTTTGTTTCGATTAGAAATCCCTTGTTGCCTCTAGAGTTCAGCTAGCTTACAGTGCACTTGTAGATCTCTGGGCCTTCGAATGCAAACGGATCGTCGGGATCCACGGTGGATTTCAGAACGTACTGCTTTGTGAGAACCGAGTTGGAGAAGTACTCGTTCTTGTCGAAGTGGAACTCCAAGGTGTACGAATGCTAATGAATAAAGCGGTTTAGACGGGCAGGACTACTAGAACTATTGGCCAGCAAACTCACCCCGTTGTCGTACTTGATGGAAATATCGATTAGCTTGCGGATGGCGGGCTCGTCGTGCGGCTGCACCATCTCGGACATAATGGCCGTGTTGCGGAACACCGTCAGCCAGAAGCCGGGAATGCCCTTGGCATCCTTGGGAATACTTTTCAAACTGCTCAGGGCCTCGCGGAAGTGCTCGGCATCGGCCTCGTTGTCGGTCGACGTCTCCGGTTCCTTCCACTGGGGCTTCTCCTCGGCGGGGTCCACCTTGCCCTCGATGATCTCCCTGCGCTTATCGAACAACGGCTGGTACTGCACCTGGTACTTCTGCTCCAGCTTGTAGACGTCCTCAAAGAACTGGGCCTCGATGTTCAGGTGCTGCAGCTGTAGGTTTTTCAGGAACACAATCCGATTCTGCACCGGAGCCGGCAGCATCTTGACCATTTGCTGCAGATACTGCCGCCGCATGACCGAGTTCATGTAGGCGGGCCTGAAAAGTGGGTTGAGTGCGTCATTCCCCTGCTTCGCTTGCCAAAATGTTGCCACCCCCCTCTCACTACTCACATCGACTGGCAGTCCGAGCCGGACTTCTCATCCTCCACTTCGTTGCAGGACTCGGGGTCGTGTCCTTCGGCTGGGGCGTCCATTGTTCAATAAATGCTGATCTCACTGCAAGATTCTCGATTAGTGTCTGTTGCCAATTGTTTGCACCCTGCAACTTTTTCGCAAGTGATGTACAGACTGATGTACACATGTGCACATGCATATGCATAGGTGCACATTCTTATACAGAAAATTGCCACTGCGCTGCCATCCCAGACTGGGATTTACTTGGTAAGAGGGAGCCGCATATTTACTCGAGCAGCTGAATTTCACAGACTATATAGCATATTTGCACCCATAGAAGGGCGTTGTAAAAACTAATACGCCATTCGGCGAATCTgcctgcgtgtgtgtgtgtgtgcatgtgcgATTCAATCGAATTACCATACATCGCGCTTTTGCAAAACACGTGGTGGACCGAAATAAGCTCGAATATAGACGAAATTCGGGGTCAGTCGGCAACTTTGACCACGAGCGCGTGCTCCCAGTGCCTGGCCGGTGAATTGGCCTCCAAATTGCCGCCAATCAGTCAGAAATTCGCCACTTACCTTCGGTTAGAACAGACGCACGATGAGCACCGCCacaaaaaaagtttaaaaaggAATGCTGCGCTTCGCTAGTGAGGAGTCCATTTTCTTCAAAACGTGCTATTTCAGGACGGGCTGCGGTCACACTAACTCCCCAGCCGAGACGCAAACCCTCCAAGTGCAACactatttttaatttaaattttttaatttttagatAATAATTTGAATGGGCTATTTACAAGTTGTACTCACATAACACAAAGTTAGCTAGCTGAATtcaacatttgaaattcatttagTTGCTTAACAACAAGCAAAGCTTCAGCTTTATTGCACCAGATCAGTGATAAGTTTAATCGTTGCATgctatttaatatattaaatttaatatttttttaacaaaCTAAACTTTAACTTAGAAATATAGCGGTAAATTTTAAGAATCGAGATGCTTGTGATCCTGAATTGCCTATCGATACTATCGGCtaaataaaaccaaataaaacaGCTGTGGCTTAAGTTATAACTATATTTAATAGAACTtcgcttaaaaataaaaacctgagttgaaatatataaacattCTGAAGAGCTCCTTACAAATCGGATTTCTTTTAGGACGTCGAACAAGAGATTTGGATATGCTGGCCCAACTATCGGCTAACTTAGTAACTACtgaattttaaacaatttaaggATATGTGCCAAATACAAGCACAGGATCAAAGTTATTCCGTTTAATCCGTTCCTATTTACGGGTTTATTGACTTCtgtagcaaaaaaaaactaaaataagtAGCACGAATGTACTGTGCAAATTTGGGAATTATACCAAAATGCGCCGTTctgcaaattaaaaatatttttagggacccaatatatatatgtatatatgcatatgaATATAATATGTATTTACATACGTACACCCACATCGGCGCACATCAGATGCCCATATAGCCAATTAGACTCTTTTCACTGCCTTGTAAACTTAGCGCGGAATCAGTAATTTTCTGCGTTCACGGACGCCGAGGCGGAATCATCCATAAGATGGTATCATGGGTGCTAATTGCAATAAACATATCTTGGGGGACGTGTTTTCCAAAATACAATCGCCACTCGGCGTCCCCTATGCGTTACATTTGATTTCAATTGGACTTTTCATTAATACTACGCTTTCCCCCACTCGCGATTCCAAAGTATATACGGTGgaaaatcattttgtattACTCATGCGCCTTTAATATgatagttttattttattcgtACAATTGAAAAGTTCACCCACATCGGGCAGCAGGAGTCGAAGCCCCCAAAAGTAAACACAATTCCTCGAAGGACGTTTCCGTTGGCTCTGCCCAGCACAAGTGCATCGGATCGCATCGCattggatcggatcggatcgtcGGTGAAGGCGAGTTCCAGGCGCTTGCCCAAGTAAATCGAATCGAGTGAATCCGCTGTCCCCCAAAAGCATTCCCGCACGAGTGTCCGGGTGTCCAGTGGCTGGCCTGGGCGGGCACATCCTCGGGTTAGATAACACCGTCCAGTCCATCCTGctccaccaccatcaccaccaccacttctgcgtatgtatgtacatgcgTGCGTATGTGCGTGTTTGGATGTACGTATCTGCATGCACCTCTTTGTGTTCCACGTACATAGCCCCGTATCTGCGCTAATCTATCTGCCCCCTGTTGTGTGTACGCGGCTGCGACGGCCCAATCGATGGGAACAGATTTGTGCACTTATCAGCGCGCGGGTAATGGCCTCCACCTGGGCCAGCTGCCTCGTCCGTGTTCGGGATGAGCCCGATCTCGCTGAGCGCCACACACATGCTCGCCTATCAAAAAGTCGCTGCGTGAGGGGGTGGAATCATGGTGGCAGGGTCAGGAAACCGCCAAAACCGTTCCTACTACGCAGCGCATCTTGTGTGTCCCAAGTCGTGCCTTATGTAACCAAGCCGGTGACATAACACTGCTGAGGCATACTAAATGGCGCTAAATGCTCGTTATCTTATGCTCGCAGCTCACAGCTCGCGGCGAGTGCTGGGCGATTAGCGCCAGAGATCGGGAACAGGCTTTATCTCTGCCCGAAAGTGGAGCATACATCGCAGGTGCAGTGGCACCTTTCGGGCAGACACCCACCAAGTTCGATGGTCATGTGATAGCGGGCTACTAATCTCATGCAAATAGTGCGACTCACTAGATACCTTCGATCACGGGTTATCACACCAGTTGAGGTGCGGCAGTAATGAAGGGGGCGGACTAACCGTCTTAGTGATTTGGTGGGCTTTGCAATTCGGAACCGAAATGGAATCCTTATCTTGGGAGCTTATGTGAATTCGGAACCAGCTGCACTGGACTGCGCGATCGTCGGGAATGCTTTTGATCGCTAATTCCTAGTCGTGCCCTCGGCAGGGTCTCCATGGTAGCAACCACGATACTAATGTCATTCCAATTTCAGAGTGCCTTACATCCACAAATATGCCAGATAGATTTCAAGTTACAAAGGCTGACGAGGACACCGCGTTGGACTACAACCAGGATGAGTCTGCGAGCGGCAAGCTACTGGGGGACATCCACGACGAAACCCTAGGTGAGAACTATGGGTCGTACGATGGTAAGgatgttttcatttttatttgtgctACTATTATTACTCTAGTTTGACTATTAACTATAAGAGCTCGTTTCTTAATATATAGATACATACTTAGATAGATGTATACATACACAAGAACCATTAACACTGAAGAGATTGTGTGCACTTTCATCTGGTCCTTGCTGAGTTTCGTTCCATCGGCGCACTTCGCCTGCTCACCCCAGGCTCACGCATTTCCCCTCCCTCGAGTGACTACTGTATGCCCAGATAGAGCTTACGGCCCTGCAATCCTATCCTGAGCTGCCCCAGTTGCCCCAGTCCGAGTCCAGGATGTCCTGGTGACACATTTCGCGGCTGCTGTAAGCCAAAGCTCGTTGTACCTGCCGAAAGCtcgcagagagagagagagggagagcgagagagagattGAGGGCGGTGCAGCTTTCTCGCAATCCCTTCCAGCGGACGTCGGATGCTGGGCGAGagtggctggctggctggctggcaggCGGGCAGGTCCTGGCCAAGGCAGTGGGCTCAGTGGGCCCACTGGGCTGTGGGCCACCGAATGGAAATGTACACCTGCAACGAGGCGCTCTCCATTCTCCCAGCACAGCTCAGCTCAGCCCAGCTCAGCATCGCTCTCGATTTCGCTCTCCtgcgagagtgtgtgtgtattaaAAATGTGTGTAGACAAAAGCTTTCGATTTCATCTCAATTGAACGCTCAGGGTCCTGGGCAACATAATTTTTATTCGGCCGAATACCAACAGTTTTCTTAGTTTTTCTATTAATCCGAACGAAAAGTAGCATACATCTGAGCGTTTTCGCTCGCCTAAAATAACTTTAGAAGGAGTCTTCTTTCGCATAATACAAAAAACCttaaaaaaatacgaaaaaaacgagaaaaaatGAGAAACCAGTTCTTTTTGAGCACCTTTAACAAATAACATACTTTAAACAATCGACGAAATTCTAACAATAATCAAATACATGAATACAAGTGCGTTCAACCACAAAGTGTGTCCAAAGTCCCTCCCGGAGACCCCAGATCCGGGCACTCGGTGTCGAGGATTACCCCGCATTCCCATAGAAGGGCCTCATTTCGTAACCATTTTCAGCTGCATTCCGCACTTTCGGTGCATTTAGCCAGCTCGAGAGCCGCTTTACGGTGAAAAGGACGACTCTACGGCATTTATTTACCGCCCCACGACGACGGCCTGAAAATCCTTGACCTAAATTAATCggttacatatttttttttctgtccGAGCTGGCTCAACTTTCGCAGCAGCATCCCCGCTCGCCCTGCCTGCCGCACGCAGTTTTTGATTCACCTCCCATCCCACCTCCGAGGTCCTGGGGCATTTCCCGATTAGGAGCTCCCTTCCGAAACCAAACCCAAATCTCGAGTATATAGGCGCACGTCCGCAGACATGTGAATATATACACCGCATCGGCCACGCCTTTTGGGTTATATAACCCCAATGCGTGGAGCCCCGCCTGCAGAAGGACCATGCCCACTTAGTTCTTAGTTCTCGACCACGTTCTCCTCTAGTGTTACCTAATTTTAAGTGAACAAAGTGCAATCTAGAGCAAGGGTTTGAAGCCAAACAACCAACGTTAACATGCAAAGTAACAGTGCAAAAGATGATTCGGatgaaatggaaataatacCATCCGAACACAATGGTACAGTTCACGAAACCAAAAATGAAGGTATGCGGGGGATCGTCAATTAtatagtatatacatatatagtgtTCACTAGCAGTACTTAGTAGCTTGATTACATAACGTGAGATGATAGCCTAACCCCAGTCCATCATGTGCTCCTCCCCACAGACTCAGGTGATATCCACAGGGCGGAGGAGAACCAGAAGTCCAGCATCGACCCAAATCTATATCTGTACGACGATGATTTGGAGACCAGGCCCCATATATCAACGTTCATTTCATCAATTGCCAATTATGAGAACACGATACCAGCGGCCACCGATCCCGATGCAAAGCCGGCAGCTCCATCGGCTCGAATGGGTATGTTCGCCGCGCATTAATTAACTTGCTTGTTCCATCTTCCCCCATATTGAAAGGCATGTGCACAATGGAATCGCAGCAAACAACAAAGCTGCGGAGGAATGATTGCTGTAATCCCCTCAAAGTGTTTCAGCCTTCACTGTGCGGGCGAATATTATAGAGCTGTtcgaaagtatgcaacagtGTGCAGTGGTGTGGCACAATCGGAGGAAATCGCTCCCGCGCTGAGTGCACACTTTCGGGCACCTCCTTAAATGGTTTCATGAAACTGGTGACCCCAAGCATTCCCCATCAATCCTCTAACGCTCGTTTCAATGTCTCATAAGGTACCCTAATTGGAGTGTTCTTGCCATGCATTCAAAACATCTTTGGTGTCATATTGTTCATTCGGTTAACATGGGTTGTTGGAACGGCTGGCGCCGTGTGTGGATTCCTGATTGTTCTGACCTGCTGCTGTGTGGTAAGAACGTCCTGCAGCTGAGCCCTCCCCCACTTGGCCTCACTCCAAACTCCTCTTTGCAGACCATGCTAACCGCGATCTCGATGTCGGCCATTGCAACGAACGGGGTGGTTCCGGCGGGCGGGAGTTACTTCATGATATCACGGTAATTACAATGACATTGGCAGGAGGTAGTAACTCTAATGGTGCCACCATTAACGTTAACAGATCCCTGGGCCCTGAATTCGGCGGAGCGGTGGGAATGTTGTTCTATACGGGCACCACGCTAGCAGCGGCGATGTACATCGTTGGTGCCGTGGAAATCGTATTGGTGAGTTAAGAGCGCCCACTCCCGGGCACCAATTCCAGGCGCAGTTCCACTCGAAAGTGCCATTACTTAAGCACTCATTAATTATTCATTGCAGACATACATGGCGCCGTGGGCATCGATATTTGGGGACTTCACCAAGGATGCTGACGCGATGTACAACAATTTCAGGGTCTACGGCACTTTGCTGCTCATCTTTATGGGTGAGTTAAGCCGGGGGGCCACTAGTGAGGAGCAAACATTAATGTCCCGCCACTAAATCAAGGTCTCATTGTGTTCCTGGGCGTGAAATTCGTCAATAAGTTCGCGACGGTGGCCCTGGCCTGCGTCATCCTTTCGATAATAGCGGTGTATGTGGGAATATTTGACAATATCCATGGCAACGAAAAGCTATAGTAAGTATGCGCCAAGTACGAGCCTCTTGAGCGGCCACCTAATCTCCGCCCGATTGCAGCATGTGTGTTCTGGGAAAACGACTCTTGAAGGACATCCCGCTGGAGAATTGCACAAAGGAAGACTCCTTCTTACGCGACATATACTGCCCAGATGGTAAATGCGAGGAATACTACCTGGGTAAGATCCCTTCATACATGCAGAGTGTTCCATACCGAAACTACAATGCCTATTCCTCATCCTCCACAGCCAACAATGTGACCAAAGTCAAGGGCATCAAGGGTTTGGCCAGTGGCGTGTTCTACGACAACATCTTCCCTTCGTTCCTGGAGAAGGGCCAGTTCATATCCTACGGCAAGAGTGCAATCGACATTGAGAACACCAGTGGAGAGTCATACAACCAGATCATGGCCGACATTACCACGTCGTTCACCCTTCTTATCGGCATCTTCTTCCCATCGGTGACAGGTTAGTAGCATCTCGCAGACACAACTATTCAGATATTTAACCCACTATATACTAGGCATCATGGCTGGATCCAATCGATCGGGCGACCTGGCTGACGCCCAGAAGAGCATACCCATCGGAACGATATGTGCCATTCTGACCACCAGCACAGTCTACTTATCCAGCGTTATGTTCTTCGCCGGCACAGTGGATAATCTCCTGCTGAGGGACAAGTGCGTAGCAAAGTGATTCTGAATCTTCCATGTACTTATCATCGACCTACCATTCCAGATTCGGTCAGTCTATCGGTGGCAAGCTGGTGGTGGCCAATATCGCCTGGCCAAATCAGTGGGTTATTCTGATTGGCTCCTTCCTCTCCACCTTGGGCGCTGGTCTGCAGAGTTTGACTGGAGCACCCCGCCTGCTGCAGGCGATTGCCAGGGATGAGATCATTCCCTTCCTGGCTCCGTTTGCCAAGTCCTCGAAGCGTGGCGAACCCACCCGTGCACTGCTCCTGACCATCGTCATTTGCCAGTGCGGCATCCTGTTGGGTAAGCACCGGATCGTATCACCTTGTGTGTGCTGCGATTATAATATCTATACCAAATACAGGCAACGTGGACTTGCTGGCTCCTCTGCTGTCCATGTTCTTCCTCATGTGCTACGGCTTTGTCAACCTGGCCTGCGCCGTACAAACCCTGCTGAGGACTCCCAACTGGAGACCGCGCTTCAAGTTCTACCACTGGAGCTTGTCGCTCATCGGCCTGACGCTGTGCATATCAGTCATGATCATGACTTCCTGGTATTTCGCACTGATTGCTATGGGAATGGCCATCATCATCTACAAATACATAGAGTACCGCGGGTGAGTTAATCACAGATCATATACACCCAGAGCACCCACTAATCCATCCAACCAATTGCAGTGCTGAGAAGGAGTGGGGTGATGGCATTCGTGGAATGGCCCTGACCGCCGCCAGGTACTCGCTCCTCCGTCTGGAGGAAGGCCCACCGCATACGAAAAATTGGCGTCCCCAAATTTTGGTGCTTTCGAAGCTCAACGATAACCTCTTGCCAAAGTACAGGAAGATATTCTCCTTTGCCACCCAGCTGAAAGCTGGCAAGGGATTGACGATTTGTGTGTCTGTGATAAAGGGCGACCACACCAAGATCACCAACAAAGCCGTGGATGCGAAGGCCACGCTGCGCAAGTACATGACCGACGAGAAGGTGAAGGGCTTCTGCGATGTCCTGGTAGCCCAGCAGATTGGCGAAGGCCTCAGCTCAGTGTAAGTTGGCTTAGCCATTGCGGAGGGATGACTGAGGCCACTAATAACTGAATTCTCAACACAGCATCCAAACCATCGGACTGGGGGGCATGAAGCCCAACACAGTCATCATCGGATGGCCGTACAGCTGGCGGCAGGAGGGCAGGAACAGCTGGAAGACCTTCATCCAAACGGTCCGCACGGTGGCCGCCTGCCACATGGCCCTCATGGTGCCCAAGGGCATCAACTTCTACCCAGAGTCAAACCACAAAGTAGTATTTACC
This genomic interval from Drosophila mauritiana strain mau12 chromosome 2R, ASM438214v1, whole genome shotgun sequence contains the following:
- the LOC117137660 gene encoding solute carrier family 12 member 6 isoform X10, which codes for MQSNSAKDDSDEMEIIPSEHNGTVHETKNEDSGDIHRAEENQKSSIDPNLYLYDDDLETRPHISTFISSIANYENTIPAATDPDAKPAAPSARMGTLIGVFLPCIQNIFGVILFIRLTWVVGTAGAVCGFLIVLTCCCVTMLTAISMSAIATNGVVPAGGSYFMISRSLGPEFGGAVGMLFYTGTTLAAAMYIVGAVEIVLTYMAPWASIFGDFTKDADAMYNNFRVYGTLLLIFMGLIVFLGVKFVNKFATVALACVILSIIAVYVGIFDNIHGNEKLYMCVLGKRLLKDIPLENCTKEDSFLRDIYCPDGKCEEYYLANNVTKVKGIKGLASGVFYDNIFPSFLEKGQFISYGKSAIDIENTSGESYNQIMADITTSFTLLIGIFFPSVTGIMAGSNRSGDLADAQKSIPIGTICAILTTSTVYLSSVMFFAGTVDNLLLRDKFGQSIGGKLVVANIAWPNQWVILIGSFLSTLGAGLQSLTGAPRLLQAIARDEIIPFLAPFAKSSKRGEPTRALLLTIVICQCGILLGNVDLLAPLLSMFFLMCYGFVNLACAVQTLLRTPNWRPRFKFYHWSLSLIGLTLCISVMIMTSWYFALIAMGMAIIIYKYIEYRGAEKEWGDGIRGMALTAARYSLLRLEEGPPHTKNWRPQILVLSKLNDNLLPKYRKIFSFATQLKAGKGLTICVSVIKGDHTKITNKAVDAKATLRKYMTDEKVKGFCDVLVAQQIGEGLSSVIQTIGLGGMKPNTVIIGWPYSWRQEGRNSWKTFIQTVRTVAACHMALMVPKGINFYPESNHKIGGNIDIWWIVHDGGLLMLLPFLLKQHRTWRNCKLRIFTVAQIEDNSIQMKKDLKTFLYHLRIEADVEVVEMNNSDISAYTYERTLMMEQRNQMLRALGLNKKENSKVDSQNDEKRNSIDLDGPENADTPETTSNKDESTEKADGDFKSSVKPDEFNVRRMHTAIKLNEVIVEKSQDAQLVIMNLPGPPREVRAERESNYMEFLEVLTEGLEKVLMVRGGGREVITIYS
- the LOC117137660 gene encoding solute carrier family 12 member 4 isoform X4, which encodes MQSNSAKDDSDEMEIIPSEHNGTVHETKNEDSGDIHRAEENQKSSIDPNLYLYDDDLETRPHISTFISSIANYENTIPAATDPDAKPAAPSARMGTLIGVFLPCIQNIFGVILFIRLTWVVGTAGAVCGFLIVLTCCCVTMLTAISMSAIATNGVVPAGGSYFMISRSLGPEFGGAVGMLFYTGTTLAAAMYIVGAVEIVLTYMAPWASIFGDFTKDADAMYNNFRVYGTLLLIFMGLIVFLGVKFVNKFATVALACVILSIIAVYVGIFDNIHGNEKLYMCVLGKRLLKDIPLENCTKEDSFLRDIYCPDGKCEEYYLANNVTKVKGIKGLASGVFYDNIFPSFLEKGQFISYGKSAIDIENTSGESYNQIMADITTSFTLLIGIFFPSVTGIMAGSNRSGDLADAQKSIPIGTICAILTTSTVYLSSVMFFAGTVDNLLLRDKFGQSIGGKLVVANIAWPNQWVILIGSFLSTLGAGLQSLTGAPRLLQAIARDEIIPFLAPFAKSSKRGEPTRALLLTIVICQCGILLGNVDLLAPLLSMFFLMCYGFVNLACAVQTLLRTPNWRPRFKFYHWSLSLIGLTLCISVMIMTSWYFALIAMGMAIIIYKYIEYRGAEKEWGDGIRGMALTAARYSLLRLEEGPPHTKNWRPQILVLSKLNDNLLPKYRKIFSFATQLKAGKGLTICVSVIKGDHTKITNKAVDAKATLRKYMTDEKVKGFCDVLVAQQIGEGLSSVIQTIGLGGMKPNTVIIGWPYSWRQEGRNSWKTFIQTVRTVAACHMALMVPKGINFYPESNHKIGGNIDIWWIVHDGGLLMLLPFLLKQHRTWRNCKLRIFTVAQIEDNSIQMKKDLKTFLYHLRIEADVEVVEMNNSDISAYTYERTLMMEQRNQMLRALGLNKKENSKVVQTIVDHHYDATKTASKVRFADPTIEETQHHDSQNDEKRNSIDLDGPENADTPETTSNKDESTEKADGDFKSSVKPYGTALSLPTQRCPNCPCICFHRDEFNVRRMHTAIKLNEVIVEKSQDAQLVIMNLPGPPREVRAERESNYMEFLEVLTEGLEKVLMVRGGGREVITIYS
- the LOC117137660 gene encoding solute carrier family 12 member 4 isoform X8, which gives rise to MQSNSAKDDSDEMEIIPSEHNGTVHETKNEDSGDIHRAEENQKSSIDPNLYLYDDDLETRPHISTFISSIANYENTIPAATDPDAKPAAPSARMGTLIGVFLPCIQNIFGVILFIRLTWVVGTAGAVCGFLIVLTCCCVTMLTAISMSAIATNGVVPAGGSYFMISRSLGPEFGGAVGMLFYTGTTLAAAMYIVGAVEIVLTYMAPWASIFGDFTKDADAMYNNFRVYGTLLLIFMGLIVFLGVKFVNKFATVALACVILSIIAVYVGIFDNIHGNEKLYMCVLGKRLLKDIPLENCTKEDSFLRDIYCPDGKCEEYYLANNVTKVKGIKGLASGVFYDNIFPSFLEKGQFISYGKSAIDIENTSGESYNQIMADITTSFTLLIGIFFPSVTGIMAGSNRSGDLADAQKSIPIGTICAILTTSTVYLSSVMFFAGTVDNLLLRDKFGQSIGGKLVVANIAWPNQWVILIGSFLSTLGAGLQSLTGAPRLLQAIARDEIIPFLAPFAKSSKRGEPTRALLLTIVICQCGILLGNVDLLAPLLSMFFLMCYGFVNLACAVQTLLRTPNWRPRFKFYHWSLSLIGLTLCISVMIMTSWYFALIAMGMAIIIYKYIEYRGAEKEWGDGIRGMALTAARYSLLRLEEGPPHTKNWRPQILVLSKLNDNLLPKYRKIFSFATQLKAGKGLTICVSVIKGDHTKITNKAVDAKATLRKYMTDEKVKGFCDVLVAQQIGEGLSSVIQTIGLGGMKPNTVIIGWPYSWRQEGRNSWKTFIQTVRTVAACHMALMVPKGINFYPESNHKIGGNIDIWWIVHDGGLLMLLPFLLKQHRTWRNCKLRIFTVAQIEDNSIQMKKDLKTFLYHLRIEADVEVVEMNNSDISAYTYERTLMMEQRNQMLRALGLNKKENSKVVQTIVDHHYDATKTASKVRFADPTIEETQHHDSQNDEKRNSIDLDGPENADTPETTSNKDESTEKADGDFKSSVKPDEFNVRRMHTAIKLNEVIVEKSQDAQLVIMNLPGPPREVRAERESNYMEFLEVLTEGLEKVLMVRGGGREVITIYS
- the LOC117137660 gene encoding solute carrier family 12 member 4 isoform X5, with protein sequence MQSNSAKDDSDEMEIIPSEHNGTVHETKNEDSGDIHRAEENQKSSIDPNLYLYDDDLETRPHISTFISSIANYENTIPAATDPDAKPAAPSARMGTLIGVFLPCIQNIFGVILFIRLTWVVGTAGAVCGFLIVLTCCCVTMLTAISMSAIATNGVVPAGGSYFMISRSLGPEFGGAVGMLFYTGTTLAAAMYIVGAVEIVLTYMAPWASIFGDFTKDADAMYNNFRVYGTLLLIFMGLIVFLGVKFVNKFATVALACVILSIIAVYVGIFDNIHGNEKLYMCVLGKRLLKDIPLENCTKEDSFLRDIYCPDGKCEEYYLANNVTKVKGIKGLASGVFYDNIFPSFLEKGQFISYGKSAIDIENTSGESYNQIMADITTSFTLLIGIFFPSVTGIMAGSNRSGDLADAQKSIPIGTICAILTTSTVYLSSVMFFAGTVDNLLLRDKFGQSIGGKLVVANIAWPNQWVILIGSFLSTLGAGLQSLTGAPRLLQAIARDEIIPFLAPFAKSSKRGEPTRALLLTIVICQCGILLGNVDLLAPLLSMFFLMCYGFVNLACAVQTLLRTPNWRPRFKFYHWSLSLIGLTLCISVMIMTSWYFALIAMGMAIIIYKYIEYRGAEKEWGDGIRGMALTAARYSLLRLEEGPPHTKNWRPQILVLSKLNDNLLPKYRKIFSFATQLKAGKGLTICVSVIKGDHTKITNKAVDAKATLRKYMTDEKVKGFCDVLVAQQIGEGLSSVIQTIGLGGMKPNTVIIGWPYSWRQEGRNSWKTFIQTVRTVAACHMALMVPKGINFYPESNHKIGGNIDIWWIVHDGGLLMLLPFLLKQHRTWRNCKLRIFTVAQIEDNSIQMKKDLKTFLYHLRIEADVEVVEMNNSDISAYTYERTLMMEQRNQMLRALGLNKKENSKVVQTIMDFKETPSDNKMSLVQTIVDHHYDATKTASKVRFADPTIEETQHHDSQNDEKRNSIDLDGPENADTPETTSNKDESTEKADGDFKSSVKPDEFNVRRMHTAIKLNEVIVEKSQDAQLVIMNLPGPPREVRAERESNYMEFLEVLTEGLEKVLMVRGGGREVITIYS
- the LOC117137660 gene encoding solute carrier family 12 member 4 isoform X9, encoding MPDRFQVTKADEDTALDYNQDESASGKLLGDIHDETLGENYGSYDDSGDIHRAEENQKSSIDPNLYLYDDDLETRPHISTFISSIANYENTIPAATDPDAKPAAPSARMGTLIGVFLPCIQNIFGVILFIRLTWVVGTAGAVCGFLIVLTCCCVTMLTAISMSAIATNGVVPAGGSYFMISRSLGPEFGGAVGMLFYTGTTLAAAMYIVGAVEIVLTYMAPWASIFGDFTKDADAMYNNFRVYGTLLLIFMGLIVFLGVKFVNKFATVALACVILSIIAVYVGIFDNIHGNEKLYMCVLGKRLLKDIPLENCTKEDSFLRDIYCPDGKCEEYYLANNVTKVKGIKGLASGVFYDNIFPSFLEKGQFISYGKSAIDIENTSGESYNQIMADITTSFTLLIGIFFPSVTGIMAGSNRSGDLADAQKSIPIGTICAILTTSTVYLSSVMFFAGTVDNLLLRDKFGQSIGGKLVVANIAWPNQWVILIGSFLSTLGAGLQSLTGAPRLLQAIARDEIIPFLAPFAKSSKRGEPTRALLLTIVICQCGILLGNVDLLAPLLSMFFLMCYGFVNLACAVQTLLRTPNWRPRFKFYHWSLSLIGLTLCISVMIMTSWYFALIAMGMAIIIYKYIEYRGAEKEWGDGIRGMALTAARYSLLRLEEGPPHTKNWRPQILVLSKLNDNLLPKYRKIFSFATQLKAGKGLTICVSVIKGDHTKITNKAVDAKATLRKYMTDEKVKGFCDVLVAQQIGEGLSSVIQTIGLGGMKPNTVIIGWPYSWRQEGRNSWKTFIQTVRTVAACHMALMVPKGINFYPESNHKIGGNIDIWWIVHDGGLLMLLPFLLKQHRTWRNCKLRIFTVAQIEDNSIQMKKDLKTFLYHLRIEADVEVVEMNNSDISAYTYERTLMMEQRNQMLRALGLNKKENSKVDSQNDEKRNSIDLDGPENADTPETTSNKDESTEKADGDFKSSVKPDEFNVRRMHTAIKLNEVIVEKSQDAQLVIMNLPGPPREVRAERESNYMEFLEVLTEGLEKVLMVRGGGREVITIYS